From Desulforegula conservatrix Mb1Pa:
GTCAAGCATATTTGGTGCGTGCAGTTTTTCAGCAAGGGATATTGCCTGGTCCCTTTCAGGAAATAGAATCTCGGACACCCCTATTTTCTGGAGAATTTTTGCATGGGAATCGGACAATGCCTTGGCTATTATTCTTTTTATTCCAATTTCCTGGAGGTTCAGAACAGTCAGAATGGAGTTACCAAGAATGGATCCTATACAGACAACAACTGCGTCCATATCCCTTATTCCTGTCGCTGTAATGGCTTCTAAGTCTGTTGTATCCGCAACTATTGCCCTTGTAACATCATCCTTGATTCTTTGAACAAGGGACTGGTTTTTGTCAATGGCCATTACTTCATGTCCGCTTCTGTATAAATGTACGGCAAGGTAATAACCGAAATTGCCCAGACCAATGACTCCGAACTGTTTCATTGTTTTTTATCCAATCATAATATTTTCTTCAGCATAGAAAAAAGCGGCCTGGCTTTTTCTTGAAATTGCGATGGCAATCATCAGGGGGCCGAGTCTTCCTATAAACATGACGCCAGATATTATAAGCTTGCCAAGTACGGTTAACTTTGAGGTTATGCCCATGGAAAGACCAACTGTTCCAAAGGCGCTTACTGTCTCGAAAAGAATTGTCATCAGGCCGCCCTGGCTCTCCGAAGGTGACAGTCCCTTGAATTCGGATATGAGGAGCAGCATGACCGAGGCTCCCACAAGGGTCATGCTTATAAGGACTACGTTTATGGCCCTGGTTATACTCTGGTTAGGGATTGTTCGGCAGAAAATTTTTGTGTACTCATGGCCCCTGAGTTTTGATATCGCAAGAAGGGTCAAAGTCGCGGCAGTAGTTGTTTTTACTCCACCTGCGCATGAGCCGGGACAGGCCCCGATGAACATCAGAAGTATGCAGATCAAAAGGCTTACTCCTGTCATTCCCCCGATCGGAATTGTATTAAATCCCGCCGTTCTTGTGCTAACTGACTGAAAATATGCGCACAGAATTTTGTGACAAGGAGCAAGCTCGGCCAGGGTGTTTTCCCATTCAAGAAAAGCTATTGAAACTGTTCCGAAAATTATCAGTATGGCAGTTGTGACAAATACAAGTTTTGTGTGAAGGCTAAGTCTTCGTATTCTCTCCCTTGTGTATGGAAGCCTTCTCCATATTTCGGCAAGAACAAGAAATCCTATACCTCCTAAAATAATGAGGGAGCTTATTGTCAGGCTTACAATCCAGTCTGTCTTGTAATTTTCAAGACTATTTGAAAAAAGAGCAAAACCAGCGTTGCAGAAAGCGCTCACAGAATGAAAAACAGCGCTGTATACGCCCTTTACCAAGCCCTGTTCAGGAACAAATCTGCAGGCAAGAAGAGCGGCTCCAATACCTTCTATTATAAGAGTGAATTGGAGAACCTCTTTCGCAATGGTGGCCGGGCTTCTTTGGCCTCCGTGGGTATACGTATCCTGAATCACGTCCTTTTCAGTCAGGGACAAACGTTTTCCGGCCATCATCATGAATATTATTGAGAGGGTCATTATGCCCAGACCGCCTATCTGAATAAGGGAAAGCAGAACTATTTCACCAAAAAGGTTGAATTCCCTGCCGACATCTATTGTGGCAAGTCCTGTTACGCATACTGCGGAAGTGGATGTGAACAGGGCATCAATGAAAGATACGTTTTTGTTTTCGGCTGAAATTGGAAGTGAAAGCAGAAAAGCCCCCAGAAGTATGATTCCGAGGAAGGAGAGAACAAGAATTCTTGATGGATCATGGATGATGTTTTTGGCTCTTCTTTTCAATCTGGCCTTTAAGCGTTCCTTATTTTTAATCTCAAGAACCAGGGTTTTAAGTCGCCACAGATTATTGGATAAAGGCCGTCTGGATATCTTCATGTATTCCTGTGTTGTTATGATTTGATGGTCTTGCAAAAAGCTCGAAAAGAACGCCTGCGTCATGCCGGGCTTAATCAGACATCTTTGTATTTTCAAATACTTCTGAATTTCGGCCTGCGCCGGAATGACCAAAATCGAACTTTTTGCTACTTTGCCATGATTTTAATAGTTTCAAATTTGCTTAAAAATATTTTTATAGCAAATATGCTAAAAGATCTAACACAAAACATAAGAAGATACCAATTTTGTATTGACAGTACGATCTGTTAGGCCCGAAGAGTCGCTTTCTTGTTAGTATGTTAAATGAATTGAGAGTCCCGGGATATTAGCCCAATGAATCTTTTAAGTAGCAGTAATTTTAGACGCCATTTTTTAACTTAAAAGCTATTATTTACCTCGCTCATTTCAAGGATGGATAATTCAATTCTGTATAATATTATTTTGCGTATACATATCAAACATATTTCAAAATATTACTTTTTTGAATACATTAATACAAAAATGTAGTTGTAAAAAAAACACAAAAACAAATTTGTTGTAAATTAGTTTGATAATTATATTGATTTATTGTCGTCATCATTTGAATTTATTCATTAAAAATTAGTGCCAAGTTTTTTTTAATACAAGTGGCATTCATCTTGCATCTAACCCGGTGTTTTTTGAAAACAACAAAAAAAATCGGAGGCAGGTTTAATGAATAGAAGATTGAATGGATGGATCTCAATTTTTTTAATGAGTTTTTTACCAACAGCAGCTTTTGCTGCGGATGCTGTCCCTGTTGACACAGGAACAACTTCATGGATGCTTATCTCAACGGCACTTGTTCTTCTCATGGTTCCTGGACTCGCAATGTTCTACGGCGGTCTTGTAAGAACCAAGAATGTTCTTTCAACAATGATGCACAGTTTTGTGGCAATGGCCATCATTGGTGTATTATGGGTAATATTAGGCTACTCGCTTACCTTTGGGAAAAGCATTTTTGGCGGATTTGTGGGGTGGGACTGGTCTTATTTTTTTCTTAATGGAATAGACGACGCTATTGAAAATGGTATTCCTCTATACATAATTGCAATGTTCCAGGGTAAATTTGCCATCATAACCCCGGCCCTAATAAGCGGCGCGCTTGCTGAGAGGGTGTATTTCAAAGGCTACTGTTTATTCATATCTTTATGGTTTCTTTTCATTTATTCGCCCTTATGCCACTGGATCTGGGCTCCGGACGGATGGCTGTTCAAATTCGGCGCCGTTGGCGTAATTGACCTTGCAGGCGGTCTTGTAATACATGTTTCCGCGGGAACCAGCGCCCTTGTTGTGGCTCTTTTCCTTGGAAAAAGAAAAGGCTTTCCTGAAAAGCCGATGCTTCCGAACAATCTTGTCATGACCATGATGGGCGCAGGACTTTTGTGGGTAGGTTGGTTTGGATTTAACGCAGGTTCAACAGTCCAGAGCGGTCTGAATACTGCGAGGGCTCTTACCATGACCCAGATTTCAGCCGCTAGCGGAGCGCTCTGCTGGCTTGCCATAGAAGCATTTGTTCATAAAAAAGCAACTTCCCTTGGTTTTGTTTCAGGAATACTTGCGGGTCTTGTTGCAATAACTCCCGCAGCCGGTGTCGTAAAGCCAGTCGGCGCCATGGTACTTGGTACCTTGTCATCAATATTATGTTATTATGCACTTCAGCTTAAGATGAAATTCAAATATGATGACAGCCTTGACTGCTTCGGAATTCATGGCGTCGGAAGTGGCATGGGCGTTATTCTTCTTTCCTTTTTCATAAGAGACAGCTGGATGGCTGATGCTGCCAAGGCTTCGGCAACCGGAAAATGGACTGTGTTTGACCAGCTTGGCGTTCAGTGCGTAGGAATGATTGTTACAATACTGTTTTCAGGAATCCTGACATATGTCATATGCCATGTGGTTGACAAAATCACCGGATTCAGGATTGATGAGGAAAGTGAAGTCATGGGGCTTGATTATTCGCTTCATGGTGAAAACGGCTATGGTATGGTCAATTCTGATCTGGTATAGTAGCCTTTTTGATTCTGCCTCCTGGGCCTGATTGCGGCCTGTTAATAACCCGCCGTTCTTCTGATTTTCAGCTGAACGGCGGGTTTTATTTTTCATGTGTTAACTCCAGAATATGTGTTGCTCGAATCATGGGATGGTCGCAAGCTCAAGCATGTTCAAAAAAGAGATGGCTGCATCTGCTCCTTGTCCGCACATTTCATCCGATGGCTTTAGATTGACACATACTTCAGGCCTTTCATCTGTTCCGAATATTTTGCACATTCCGTTTTCTGTAAGTTGAATGCATCTGACACCCGCAGGTTTGCCATTCGGCATTCCTGGTATTGAAGAAGATATTGAAGGCGCAATACAGCAGGCCGCGCATCCTGGACGGCATTTCATTGTTATTTAGGCCTTATCGTTTATTGCATTAGGCATAGTTGATTGCATCCATGATAACCTATCAATATTGCAAAATAATATTAAACTCATCATCTGGCCAAGAATGGTTTTTTTTAATGGTTTCCTCATCCAGAGGAAAGACTTTTTTGTCACCTTCATTTGAATAGATTGTTATTTCATCAGGGAAGTATGAACATGACAGCTCTATAAAAATAACAAGTCCTATCGTGGAATACTCAATTTCTCCCTGAAATATTCCTTCATCTATCTTTAATAAATCAGCCTTCTGAACGGTCCACCCTTTTTTTATTTCAGCATACAGTTTTGTTATTTCTGGTTTATCGCTCTGTACGATAATTTTCAAAATTCCCATAGGGCATTTGGCAAAGCAGCATTCTACAAATATTGAAAAAAAGAAAATCAAGAAAATGATGGGGATGTTTTTTTTCAGCACGAGCGTCTGCTTCTCCAAATGTTTTATCAAATTACAGAATCGCCTCAAACCTGCATGCCTTATAACATGAAAGGCATTTCGTGCATTTGTCCCTGTCAATCGAGGCAGCCTGTTTTTTCTGCCACAATATTGCTTTTGCTGGACATGCTTTGAAGCACAGGCCGCATTTCGTGCACTTTTCTGTATCAACTTTGAATTCCAGAAGACTTGCGCATCTTTTTGCAGGGCATTTTTTATCTTTGATGTGTGCCTCATATTCGTGCCTGAAATGCCTCAAGGTCGAAAGAACAGGATTCGGTGCTGTCTGGCCCAGTCCGCAGAGTGACGTCGATTTTATGAATTCTGACAATTCCTCAAGCTCTGCTATGTCCTCATCTTTCCCTTCGCCTGTCGTGATTCTGTCAAGAATCTCAAGCAGTCTTGAGCTTCCTTCCCTGCAAGGAGTGCATTTCCCGCAGGATTCATCTTTGATGAAGTCTATGAAGAATCTTGCCATATCCACCATGCAGCTTGTTTCATCCATGACAATCACGCCGCCGGAACCCATTATGGCTCCAGCCTGGATAATGGCTTCGTAATCCACCGGAGTATCAAGAAATGCTTCGGGAATACATCCGCCTGACGGGCCTCCAAGCTGGACGGCCTTGAATTTTCGCTTGTTTGGAATGCCTCCGCAAATATCAAAGATAAGACTTCTAAGGCTGATTCCCATTGGTATTTCCACAAGGCCGACCGTGTTTATGCTTCCTGACATTGCAAAGACTTTTGTTCCCTTGCTCGTTAGAGTCCCCATTGAAGAATATGCCTCTGCGCCTTCGCGTATTATGCTTGGAACAGTTGAAAGGGTTTCGACATTGTTTATTACGGTCGGTTTTCCAAACAGCCCTTTCTGTGCAGGGTATGGAGGCCTTGGCCTGGGCATTCCGCGCTTGCCTTCTATTGAAAGCATGAGAGCGGTTTCCTCTCCGCAAACAAAAGCTCCTGCACCTTGGCATATTTCTATGTCAAGTCCCATCCCTGTCCCAAAAATATTCCTGCCGAGAAAATTGTATTCCCGCGCCTTGGCCAGAGCTTTTTCCAGCATTTTTATCGCAAGGGGATATTCTGTACGGCAGTAGATATAGCCGTGGGTCGCTCCGAAAGCCTTTGCTGCTATTATCATTCCTTCAAGTACGGAATGAGGGTCAGATTCCAGAATGCTTCTGTCCATGAATGCCCCTGGGTCGCCTTCGTCCGCGTTGCAGATTATATATTTAACGTCTGATTTATTGTTAAAGGCTATGTCCCATTTTCTGCCAGTTGGAAATCCGCCACCGCCCCTTCCCCTGAGTCCTGAGGCAAGGATTTCTTTTATTATCTGTTCGGATTCCATTTCAGTAACAGCCTTGAGAGCCGCAAAATAACCGTCCCTGGCTATATATTCATCTATGCTTTCAGGATCAATGACACCCTTGTTCCTCATTGTGAAAAGAACCTGGGATTTAAAGAAATCAAGCTCATCTATTTTTTTCAGGTCAAACCCCGACATATCTTTGCAAGCAAGGGCATGTGACATTACAGGCGCACCTGCTTTTACATGGTTTTCAAACACCTCGGCCATTTTTTCAGGTGTCATTTTCTGATATATGACCGATGCTTCGCCTTTACGCATTATTGTTACATTTGGCTCACTGGCGCAAAGGCCGATGCAGCCTGAAAGGGATATGTCAACAGGAAGGTCTGAAGCCGCAGAAATATTCTTTGCTGCTTCAAGGATTTTTCTTGCGCCAGCAGCGTATCCGCATGTTCCTGTGTGAATCAGTATGCGTACTTTCGTTGATCCGGATTCCATATTCATGGTTTCAAGGTTTTTTTTCTTAATCTGATTGAGGATCTGAATGGATGCCATATTTTTGCGCCCCTATTTATATTCAGAAAGAATGTCGTTTATCTTTTCAGCTGTCATCGCGCCGTGGGTATCATCATTAACCACCATTACAGGGGCAAGGCTGCATGCTCCGAGGCAGCGCACATGCTCAAGTCCGAATCTGTTATCATCAGATATTCCTGATGGCCCAATCTGGTATTCATTGACTATCCTGTCATTTATTTCTTTTATGCCTTTGACATAGCAGGCTGTACCCATGCAGAGCCTGATTGTATTCTTTCCTTTAGGAGTAAGTGAAAAGAGAGAATAAAACGATGCGACACCGAAAACATCGCTGAGAGGAAATCTAAGGAATCTTGAAACATGTATGATTAATTCCTCAGAAAGATAGCCGTTGATTTCCTGACATTCCCTTAATGCTGCAATGATCTGGGATTTTTTGCCCACATATTTTTCAAGCACAAGATCGATTCTCACCCAGTCAGGGGTAGCTTCACAGCAGCTTTTTGCCTCGCCTTTATTTACGGATTGCATTGCCACCATATTAAGTCCTCCATTTGCTGGTGTTCATTAAGAAAATCGATGAGATTCTGCAGATTGTAAAATGTAATATTATACAGATTTTTTATGATACATGAAACCTATACTTCACATTGTCATAAATTGAACTCTTCTGTTAGATGAAAGGTCAAAGGCCGCTTTTTGAAAAAAGCTTGGCAAAAACTTTTCGGTTATGGATTCTTTTTCTTGAAAAACATATGTTCTCAACTCGTAATATAAAAACCATAGAAGTTTTGGGAAAGGTCTGGAAAATCCTTTTTCAAAAGGGTTTTCCAGTAATAGTGCAACAGCAGGCTTGCCATTCAAACGGCCTGAGTCATTTCAAATGTTCAAGCTGTGACATTGATGAGTATATCTTTGATGATGCTGAAAAAACAAATGACGCTTTTCTCAATACACCAAACATGGTAATTCATAAAATCTTTCTCGTATATGCCCATAACTTATGGCCTGATTGAATCAGGCTTGCGTGTCTTAAAATCCCTCTTTTTAATAAAAGGACTCTTATGGAAGAATATGTAAAAAAGGTTAAAGAAACCGCTGCTTTCATAAAAAAGAATATTTCCGAAATGCCCGTGACTGGTCTGCTTACTGGAACTGGTCTTGGAGACAGCGTTGCTGGCATAAATGTCTTACATGCCTTTGATTACAAGGATATTCCCAATTTTCCGGTGTCCACGGTGGAAAGCCATAAGGGCAAACTTATTTTCGGAGATATTTCAGGACACAGGATCGTGGCAATGCAGGGAAGATTCCATATGTATGAAGGATATTCTCCGCTTGAGGTTACTTTTCCCATAAGGGTCATGCAGGAACTGGGCGTGCAGAATCTGATAGTCACAAATGCTGCCGGCGGTTTAAATCTGTCATTTTCACCCGGGGACATAATGTTGATAAGGGATCACATAAACATGTCAGGTGAAAACCCTCTCATCGGCCCGAATGTGGACTCATGGGGTGTGAGATTCCCGGATATGTCGGCTGTCTATGATCTGGGATTGGCCGCGATTGCCCTTGATGCCGCAATAAAGCATGATCTGGATATGTTTCAGGGCGTTTATGTTGGACTCAAGGGTCCATCCCTTGAAACCCCTGCTGAAACGAGATTCATAAGGATGATTGGCGCGGATGCGGTTGGTTTTTCCACAATCCCCGAAATCATTGTCGCCGTTCATGCAGGAATGAAGGTGCTTGGTCTTTCGACAATAACAAATGTGAATGATCCTGATCATCAGGAAAAAGCCACTGTTGAGGAAATTATTGACGTGGCTGTCAAGGCTGCTCCAAAAGTTGCATTGATAATAAAACATGTTCTGGAGACACTTGAGCTATGACCCAAACAATGAACCAGGCCATAAAGAAACATGCAGACCTTATAATTAAAAATGGAACAGTCCTTGTAATGGACAATGCCGAAACCCTTATCAAAAATGGTTTTGTGGCTGTATGCGGTGACTCAATTGCAGAAGTGGCATCTTCAGAAAAATTAGGCGAGTGGGAAGCCTTAAAAACCATTGACGCAAAGGGCGGAATAATCATGCCCGGATTCGTCAATACCCACACCCACGCAGCCATGACCTGTTTTCGCGGCCTTGCCGATGATCTGCCCCTCATGGCCTGGCTGAATGACCATATCTTCCCTGCCGAGGCAAAGCTTGATCACGATATGGTTTATAAGGGATCTATGCTTGCCTGTGTTGAGATGATCATGTCAGGTACTACAACTTTCTGTGACATGTATCTCTTTGAAGATGCTGTTGCTGAAGCCGCAGCTGCCTCAGGCATGCGTGCGGTTGTAGGCGAGGTTCTATATAATTTCCCTTCTCCATGCTATGGCCCGCTCGAAAAAGGATTCGAATATACAGAAAATCTGATTTTGAAATGGAAAAGCAATCCGCTGATAACAATTGCGGTGGAGCCTCATTCGCCTTATCTCTGCTCACCTGATCTTCTTAAAACAGCTTTTACCCTGGCAAAAAAGCACGATGCTCCGCTTGTTATCCATCTTTCTGAAACTCTGCACGAGGTCGATCAGATAAGATCAGAACGCGGAAAAACTCCGGTAGAGTATCTTGCAGAACACGGCTTTCTCGATAAAAATCTTGTGGCTGCACACTGTGTTTATCTTAGTCAGAACGATATGGATCTTTTAAGAAGCTTTGACGTAAAGGTTGCGCATAATCCTGTGAGCAATATGAAGCTCGCATCCGGCATAGCGCCTGTTCCATCCATGATTGCCCACGGAATAACTGTTGGCCTTGGGACAGACGGATGCGCCAGCAATAACAATCTGGATATGTTCAGGGAAATGGACATGTGCGCCAAGCTTCATAAAGTCTCGACCCTTGATCCAACTGTTATGAATGCCCATCAAACCCTCAGGATGGCGACCGCAGACGGAGCAAAAGTTCTTGGGCTTGATTCAATTACAGGAACGCTGGAAAAAGGCAAAAAAGCCGACATTATTGTGATTGACACTGACGCGCCTCATCTTTGCCCAATTTATAATCCATATTCCCATCTTGTTTATTCCGCATGCGGTAGCGATGTTTCCTGCACAGTAATTAACGGGAAAGTGCTCATGGAAGACAGGCTGCTTGTATCTCTGGATGTAAGGAAAATAATGGATGATGTTAGGAAAATTGCGGAAAAGATCAGAAAATAAGACTCATGGGTCTTCTCAGGTCTCTTTTTTGTAAAAAAGCTTCGCAAAAAACTTTCAGGATTTTAATTTTAGTCTGTGTCGGTTTAGAGAGTTCTTTGCTCGTAACCCAACATTGATTAGAAGGCTTGCGCACCAAGCCCTCAGCAGACCAGACATATTTTTCGGAAATTTTATGAAAACTTTATTGATCCGTAACTGCACTGCAATCACTGTAAATAGTAATTTTGACATAATAGAAAACGCTGAAATAAGAATTTCTGACGGTCGTATTGTATCAGTGGCAAAATGTACAAATATGCCCGGGATTGATGACTCTGAAGAAATAATCGACGCAGAGGGCGGAATCGTAATGCCCGGCCTTGTCAATACCCATACACATCTGCCCATGACTCTTTTCAGAGGGCTGGCCGATGACATGCCCCTAATGACCTGGCTTAATGATTATATATTTCCGGCAGAAGCAGAATATATAAATGCGGAATCAGCCAGAGCTGGCGCGCTTCTTGGGTGCGCGGAAATGCTTCTTTCAGGCACTACTTCCTGCTGCGACGGATATTTCCATGAAGACAGCGTTGCAATGGCCATGTTCGAATCAGGAATCAGGGGAATAGCAGCTCATGGGATTATCGATTTTCCTGCGCCGGGAGTTCCTGATCCTTCTAAAAACGTCGAGGCAGCTTCAATTTTCGCAAAAAAATGGCTTGGAGTTAATGGCCTCATAAAACCAGCGTTTTTCTGTCATTCTCCCTACACATGCTCGGCCGAAACCATAATAAACGCAAAAAAAGAAGCCGATCATCTTGGTCTTAAGTTTTTCATCCATGTTTCAGAAACCAAGGGTGAAGTAGATTCAATGAAGGCCGAAAAAGGAATGAGTCCGGTTCAGTACCTTGATTCCCTTGGTGTTCTTGGCGAAAATACAATTGCGGTGCACTGCGTGTGGGTTGACGATATCGATATGGAGATTCTTGCATCAAAAAAGGTCTTTGTTTCCCACGCACCCGAAAGCAATATGAAGCTTGGGTCTGGCATTGCGCATATTTATTCTATGATTGAAAATGGAATCCGTGTAGGGCTTGGAACAGACGGTTGCGCCAGCAATAATGATTTGGATTTATTGAGTGAGATGGACACAGCTGCAAAGCTCCAGAAGGTTTTTTTGCATGATCCGGCAGTAATGAATGCGGAAACCGTAATCAGAATGGCAACTATTAGAGGCGCGGAACTCATGGGGCTTGATCATGTGATTGGCTCAATAGAACCAGGCAAGGCCGCAGATCTGATAATAATAGACACAAAAAAGCCCCATATGCGCCCGATGTTTCATCATGCGTCCCAGGTGGTTTATGCTGCCAAAGGCTCTGATGTCCGCCATGTGTTTGTTGATGGAAAACATATTGTAAAGGATTTTCAGCTATTGAGTCTTGATATACATGTTATTTCCGAAGCGGTGGAGCAGTCAGTCAGGTGATTGAAGAAAGAATAAAGTCTTTTTGCCAGAGTTTAATACGGCAGCAGCATCTGCATTGTGCCTGAACCCTCTAAAGAAAAAAGTTCTAATAATAGCGCCTGAAAAGGACTTCAATATGTATAAATTTGTATTAATCATTCTTTTTTTCATTTGTTTTATATGTGAAGAACCAGGCTGGGCCGAGGCAAAAAAATCACTTCCTGCCTTGCTGGACTCTTTGAAGGTCGAGGCCGTTACCCATTGGGGTGATCGATTATGCATAGCCCGTAGACTTGATTGTGGTTACGAATTAGAAGTTTACCGGAAAAATACCTCAAAGAAACTTGTTAGAATATATTCAATAATGCTCGATGGTATCTATCATCTTGATGGAACGATCTCTGAAGATTTTTTGGTCGTATATGGATCTTCGGCCGTTGCCACTCAGATGAGCCTCTTGCGTTGGGATGAGAAAAAAAAGAGGGTATTGAAATTTGATGACAGTCGATTCAATGGAGATTCCCGTTTGCATCCCGAAATCTTTAGGCAACCGAAGGGGTTTCAGTTACTGACTTATGGGAATATCAATGATATGGGTAATGAGCCTGATTTATCGAAATGGTATGCCAATATGATTAGAGGCTATTTCTAAAA
This genomic window contains:
- a CDS encoding TrkH family potassium uptake protein, producing the protein MKISRRPLSNNLWRLKTLVLEIKNKERLKARLKRRAKNIIHDPSRILVLSFLGIILLGAFLLSLPISAENKNVSFIDALFTSTSAVCVTGLATIDVGREFNLFGEIVLLSLIQIGGLGIMTLSIIFMMMAGKRLSLTEKDVIQDTYTHGGQRSPATIAKEVLQFTLIIEGIGAALLACRFVPEQGLVKGVYSAVFHSVSAFCNAGFALFSNSLENYKTDWIVSLTISSLIILGGIGFLVLAEIWRRLPYTRERIRRLSLHTKLVFVTTAILIIFGTVSIAFLEWENTLAELAPCHKILCAYFQSVSTRTAGFNTIPIGGMTGVSLLICILLMFIGACPGSCAGGVKTTTAATLTLLAISKLRGHEYTKIFCRTIPNQSITRAINVVLISMTLVGASVMLLLISEFKGLSPSESQGGLMTILFETVSAFGTVGLSMGITSKLTVLGKLIISGVMFIGRLGPLMIAIAISRKSQAAFFYAEENIMIG
- a CDS encoding potassium channel family protein, coding for MKQFGVIGLGNFGYYLAVHLYRSGHEVMAIDKNQSLVQRIKDDVTRAIVADTTDLEAITATGIRDMDAVVVCIGSILGNSILTVLNLQEIGIKRIIAKALSDSHAKILQKIGVSEILFPERDQAISLAEKLHAPNMLDYLPFMEDYSIVQMAPPSSFLGKKLKDLDLINKYGIQVIAIKELIPERVHMIPTGHFMLKDSDIMIILGDNKSLEKMKKL
- a CDS encoding YkgJ family cysteine cluster protein; translated protein: MKCRPGCAACCIAPSISSSIPGMPNGKPAGVRCIQLTENGMCKIFGTDERPEVCVNLKPSDEMCGQGADAAISFLNMLELATIP
- the nuoF gene encoding NADH-quinone oxidoreductase subunit NuoF, producing the protein MASIQILNQIKKKNLETMNMESGSTKVRILIHTGTCGYAAGARKILEAAKNISAASDLPVDISLSGCIGLCASEPNVTIMRKGEASVIYQKMTPEKMAEVFENHVKAGAPVMSHALACKDMSGFDLKKIDELDFFKSQVLFTMRNKGVIDPESIDEYIARDGYFAALKAVTEMESEQIIKEILASGLRGRGGGGFPTGRKWDIAFNNKSDVKYIICNADEGDPGAFMDRSILESDPHSVLEGMIIAAKAFGATHGYIYCRTEYPLAIKMLEKALAKAREYNFLGRNIFGTGMGLDIEICQGAGAFVCGEETALMLSIEGKRGMPRPRPPYPAQKGLFGKPTVINNVETLSTVPSIIREGAEAYSSMGTLTSKGTKVFAMSGSINTVGLVEIPMGISLRSLIFDICGGIPNKRKFKAVQLGGPSGGCIPEAFLDTPVDYEAIIQAGAIMGSGGVIVMDETSCMVDMARFFIDFIKDESCGKCTPCREGSSRLLEILDRITTGEGKDEDIAELEELSEFIKSTSLCGLGQTAPNPVLSTLRHFRHEYEAHIKDKKCPAKRCASLLEFKVDTEKCTKCGLCFKACPAKAILWQKKQAASIDRDKCTKCLSCYKACRFEAIL
- a CDS encoding ammonium transporter, which gives rise to MNRRLNGWISIFLMSFLPTAAFAADAVPVDTGTTSWMLISTALVLLMVPGLAMFYGGLVRTKNVLSTMMHSFVAMAIIGVLWVILGYSLTFGKSIFGGFVGWDWSYFFLNGIDDAIENGIPLYIIAMFQGKFAIITPALISGALAERVYFKGYCLFISLWFLFIYSPLCHWIWAPDGWLFKFGAVGVIDLAGGLVIHVSAGTSALVVALFLGKRKGFPEKPMLPNNLVMTMMGAGLLWVGWFGFNAGSTVQSGLNTARALTMTQISAASGALCWLAIEAFVHKKATSLGFVSGILAGLVAITPAAGVVKPVGAMVLGTLSSILCYYALQLKMKFKYDDSLDCFGIHGVGSGMGVILLSFFIRDSWMADAAKASATGKWTVFDQLGVQCVGMIVTILFSGILTYVICHVVDKITGFRIDEESEVMGLDYSLHGENGYGMVNSDLV
- a CDS encoding amidohydrolase, translating into MKTLLIRNCTAITVNSNFDIIENAEIRISDGRIVSVAKCTNMPGIDDSEEIIDAEGGIVMPGLVNTHTHLPMTLFRGLADDMPLMTWLNDYIFPAEAEYINAESARAGALLGCAEMLLSGTTSCCDGYFHEDSVAMAMFESGIRGIAAHGIIDFPAPGVPDPSKNVEAASIFAKKWLGVNGLIKPAFFCHSPYTCSAETIINAKKEADHLGLKFFIHVSETKGEVDSMKAEKGMSPVQYLDSLGVLGENTIAVHCVWVDDIDMEILASKKVFVSHAPESNMKLGSGIAHIYSMIENGIRVGLGTDGCASNNDLDLLSEMDTAAKLQKVFLHDPAVMNAETVIRMATIRGAELMGLDHVIGSIEPGKAADLIIIDTKKPHMRPMFHHASQVVYAAKGSDVRHVFVDGKHIVKDFQLLSLDIHVISEAVEQSVR
- a CDS encoding NADH-quinone oxidoreductase subunit NuoE family protein, giving the protein MVAMQSVNKGEAKSCCEATPDWVRIDLVLEKYVGKKSQIIAALRECQEINGYLSEELIIHVSRFLRFPLSDVFGVASFYSLFSLTPKGKNTIRLCMGTACYVKGIKEINDRIVNEYQIGPSGISDDNRFGLEHVRCLGACSLAPVMVVNDDTHGAMTAEKINDILSEYK
- a CDS encoding purine-nucleoside phosphorylase, with the translated sequence MEEYVKKVKETAAFIKKNISEMPVTGLLTGTGLGDSVAGINVLHAFDYKDIPNFPVSTVESHKGKLIFGDISGHRIVAMQGRFHMYEGYSPLEVTFPIRVMQELGVQNLIVTNAAGGLNLSFSPGDIMLIRDHINMSGENPLIGPNVDSWGVRFPDMSAVYDLGLAAIALDAAIKHDLDMFQGVYVGLKGPSLETPAETRFIRMIGADAVGFSTIPEIIVAVHAGMKVLGLSTITNVNDPDHQEKATVEEIIDVAVKAAPKVALIIKHVLETLEL
- a CDS encoding amidohydrolase, with the translated sequence MTQTMNQAIKKHADLIIKNGTVLVMDNAETLIKNGFVAVCGDSIAEVASSEKLGEWEALKTIDAKGGIIMPGFVNTHTHAAMTCFRGLADDLPLMAWLNDHIFPAEAKLDHDMVYKGSMLACVEMIMSGTTTFCDMYLFEDAVAEAAAASGMRAVVGEVLYNFPSPCYGPLEKGFEYTENLILKWKSNPLITIAVEPHSPYLCSPDLLKTAFTLAKKHDAPLVIHLSETLHEVDQIRSERGKTPVEYLAEHGFLDKNLVAAHCVYLSQNDMDLLRSFDVKVAHNPVSNMKLASGIAPVPSMIAHGITVGLGTDGCASNNNLDMFREMDMCAKLHKVSTLDPTVMNAHQTLRMATADGAKVLGLDSITGTLEKGKKADIIVIDTDAPHLCPIYNPYSHLVYSACGSDVSCTVINGKVLMEDRLLVSLDVRKIMDDVRKIAEKIRK